From the genome of Staphylococcus haemolyticus, one region includes:
- a CDS encoding LLM class oxidoreductase, with protein sequence MSDIDEHEGFKRTFKNNKLTLGLSIPFDNKQQNNIDFDEQVRLAQKAESLGFASLSVRDNPLYSPHLGNVTTNYDPFVFLTYLSAFTSKIALGTGSTVATLRHPIHLAKSAASLDLISNQRLLLGMATGDRSFEFPAFKVDENELTERYQTTIHSIRELWQSHSPKISNSIFELYEDSGLQVLPKHHTIPMFGTGYSKQSMAWLQENMDGWLFYAQPFQEQKKLVEAWHSGTDRFKPFMNILMIDLSRNPNETVKPIKGGFRTGRKNLLQILKAYESINTNHIILRFTNDDRDIEELIEEVGTYIVPHFPAHTN encoded by the coding sequence ATGTCAGATATTGATGAACACGAGGGATTTAAACGTACGTTTAAAAATAATAAATTGACGCTAGGTTTATCCATACCGTTTGATAATAAACAACAAAACAATATTGATTTTGATGAGCAAGTGAGACTCGCTCAAAAGGCAGAGTCTTTGGGGTTTGCAAGTTTATCTGTGAGAGATAATCCATTGTATAGCCCTCATTTAGGCAACGTTACTACGAATTATGATCCGTTCGTCTTTTTAACCTATCTGAGTGCCTTTACCTCAAAGATTGCACTGGGTACTGGTAGTACCGTAGCAACCTTACGACATCCCATTCATCTAGCTAAATCAGCTGCCTCACTTGATCTCATTTCCAATCAACGTTTATTACTCGGTATGGCTACCGGTGATCGCTCTTTTGAATTCCCTGCATTTAAAGTAGATGAAAATGAATTAACAGAACGTTATCAAACAACCATTCACTCAATAAGAGAACTTTGGCAATCACATTCTCCCAAAATCTCAAATTCAATTTTCGAATTATATGAAGATTCAGGGTTACAAGTATTGCCAAAACATCATACGATTCCAATGTTTGGTACGGGATATTCAAAACAATCAATGGCTTGGCTTCAAGAAAATATGGATGGTTGGTTATTTTACGCCCAACCTTTTCAAGAACAAAAGAAATTAGTTGAAGCTTGGCACAGTGGTACTGACCGCTTCAAACCGTTTATGAATATTCTAATGATTGATTTATCCCGAAATCCAAATGAAACCGTTAAACCGATCAAAGGTGGTTTCCGTACTGGACGTAAAAATTTATTACAAATATTAAAAGCTTATGAATCAATTAATACAAATCATATTATCTTAAGATTTACAAATGATGATCGTGATATCGAAGAACTCATAGAAGAAGTTGGAACGTATATTGTACCCCACTTTCCAGCACATACAAATTAG
- a CDS encoding TetR/AcrR family transcriptional regulator — translation MTTTKVDPRIIRTKKLLVEAFQEVSREKKMSQITVKDITERATVNRATFYAHFTDKYDILDYTLSETILKDLNDTLAISDMINEAVITNLFISIANYMVEVQDSCKMNSETFCNQAHQRINNELEDIFTIMLRNSYPEQDIDVLVNSASFLASGLCGLARHWLDTSSLTAEAFIDKNLPFLIHHITHL, via the coding sequence TTGACTACGACTAAAGTGGATCCTCGTATTATCAGAACAAAGAAACTGTTGGTAGAAGCGTTTCAAGAGGTTTCCCGAGAGAAAAAGATGTCACAAATCACTGTTAAAGACATTACTGAACGTGCCACGGTCAACCGAGCTACTTTCTACGCACATTTTACAGATAAATATGATATTCTCGATTACACTTTATCCGAAACAATTTTGAAAGATTTGAATGACACGTTAGCTATTTCTGATATGATTAATGAAGCCGTCATTACTAATCTATTTATATCTATTGCCAATTATATGGTTGAAGTACAAGATTCATGCAAGATGAATAGTGAAACGTTTTGTAACCAAGCCCATCAACGTATCAATAATGAATTAGAAGATATTTTTACCATTATGCTTCGCAATAGCTATCCTGAACAAGATATTGACGTACTCGTTAATAGTGCTAGTTTTCTAGCTTCAGGATTATGTGGTCTCGCTAGACATTGGCTCGATACCAGTTCGCTTACAGCAGAAGCTTTTATAGATAAAAATTTACCTTTCTTAATTCATCATATAACACACTTATAA
- a CDS encoding M23 family metallopeptidase, protein MTILICVGIGVSVTYLIREIDIQPSQMTLNDDNQFGDWKRDGRLTHGYGTYNHGLEFEGNDKHYGNDYDLPENTEVLAATDGVVTRLFEDELGGKVIQISESNGQYHQWYMHLNDFKVTQGQKVKAGDVIALSGNTGEQTTGSHLHFQRMKGGIGNDYAEDPQPFINQLPEKEKSLFNI, encoded by the coding sequence ATGACTATACTGATATGTGTAGGTATCGGTGTATCCGTAACTTATTTAATTCGTGAAATTGATATTCAACCATCTCAAATGACTTTAAATGATGATAATCAATTTGGTGATTGGAAGCGTGATGGACGATTGACGCATGGTTATGGCACTTATAATCATGGCCTAGAATTTGAAGGCAATGACAAACATTATGGTAACGATTATGATTTACCTGAAAATACCGAAGTTCTAGCAGCGACAGATGGGGTTGTCACAAGATTATTTGAAGATGAATTAGGTGGAAAAGTGATACAAATATCAGAATCAAATGGACAATATCATCAATGGTATATGCACTTAAACGATTTTAAAGTAACCCAAGGTCAAAAAGTTAAAGCTGGAGATGTTATCGCATTATCTGGTAATACAGGTGAACAGACAACAGGCTCACATTTACATTTTCAAAGAATGAAAGGTGGTATAGGCAATGATTATGCTGAAGATCCACAACCATTTATAAATCAGTTACCAGAAAAGGAAAAGAGTTTATTCAATATATAA